From the genome of Leptodactylus fuscus isolate aLepFus1 chromosome 1, aLepFus1.hap2, whole genome shotgun sequence, one region includes:
- the LOC142211073 gene encoding uncharacterized protein LOC142211073 has translation MERDKNKMAESLLNLTLEIIYQLTGEDYIVVKKTSSGRCQAPVYEGYGGTMRPIPGPPPHPLIQEEINGQKILELTNKMLELLTGEVTVLGMLGHYTVTGGVGVMTVSLCCQVPIRCQDVAVYFSMEEWEYLEGHKDLYKEVMMEDHQPLTSAGNRHDYIHMDFHYLYVQNEFSPCLCFLQVDPVRGQHRRDVPVLFFHRMMIRCELQEAAAHICSKEKDRLSAQDVATAGGMGTDKVWYWKILSM, from the exons atggaaagagacaagaacaagatggcggaaagtctattaaatctcaccctagagatcatctaccagcttactggagag gattacataGTAGTGAAGAaaacctctagtgggcgctgtcaggctcctgtgtatgagggatatggAGGAACCATGAGACCAATTccagggcctccacctcaccccctgatacaggaggagatcaatggacagaagatcctagaactcaccaacaagatgctggagctgctgactggagaggtgacagtgctgggaatgctgggacattatacagtaactggaggggtcggggtgatgactgtatcattgtgttgtcaggttcctataaggtgtcaggatgtcgctgtctatttctccatggaggagtgggagtatttagaaggacacaaggatctgtacaaggaggtgatgatggaggaccaccagcccctcacatcagcaggtaatagacatgactatatacacatggacttccattatttgtatgtacagaatgaattcagtccctgtctgtgtttcctacaggtagatccagtaagaggacaacaccggagagatgtcccagtcctcttcttccacaggatgatgatcag GTGCGAATTGCAGGAAGCtgcggcacatatctgctctaaggaaaaGGACCGCCTTTCggcccaagatgttgccactgcGGGTGGCATGGGCACAGACAAAGTCTGGTACTGGAAGATCTTGAGcatgtag